In Euphorbia lathyris chromosome 10, ddEupLath1.1, whole genome shotgun sequence, the DNA window tttctttGTAGTAAACTGTCAAGGAAGGAGCGGAGGGTTAGCCATTATGTGGAAGATATATGGGATGGTGATAGTGGCTGGATCTGGTGATCATCCCATTGATATGGTGGTTCATGATAGGTCAGGCGGTGACTGGGGGCTCATAGGTGTTTATGGTATGCTGACTGCAATAAGCAAAGGGAGTCATGGGCTTTATTGAACTCGATAGCTATTGGGTCTAATCTCACTTGGATTATCATTAGAGACTTTAACTATATCCCGAGTCGAGCAGAGAAGAAACAGGGGCCTGTGTATCCTCAGTACCTTATGAATGCGTTTGAAGAAGCTATGGAGGGTGAGGTTTTTACTTGGGAGCGCAGTAGAGTAGACCTGTTCACGGGTCCAAGTACTCATCCGGTCTGCCCAGATCCGTGTCCCTTAGGTTGGGTTTAGACATGAAAATTTAGCTCTAGGTCCAGTCCGGTTCAGATCCGCTAAAACCCGCCTCTTTTTTGGATGGGCttgggatttataaaaatagtacgGATCGACTCAGCCCAActcgcctattaatattaattaataaaatttatatatttatatactaatatttatttttaaatataaatttaattttttattattaaaaactatacatatatatattagcaAGGCttatatgggctgggcttgagattttattttttagtccGAGCCCAACCCACCTAAATTAACAGTGGGCTCTTGGGTTTGGGATGAACAATTTTAGACAAAAATCCGATGAGCCTGGCCTGAGCCCGGTCCAGCCCGACCCATGAATATGTCTACAGTAGAGGGACAGATTTCTAGGCCCAAGAGAAACTTGATCATTGTTTTTCTTCTACGAGTTGATTGGATTGTTATTCAGATTACCATTGTTGAATGCTTGTTTTTGCTTATTCTGATCACAGACCTGTCCTTTTAAGCACTATTCCTCATCTTCATAGCCATTCGGGGCGTAGCTTTAAGTTCGAGATAGCCTAGATTTGAGAGGAGGGTTTTGATGACATGGTTAAACAATGACGAGTTGCTAGTGGGACATGTTTGGTCATAACCAAGCTTCCGGCTTGTGTGAATTCTATGGAATAGTGAGGCAGTGATTTTAGGAGCCATTTTACATATAAAATCGTTGGTTGCAAGTGAATTTTTACTCAATTGTCTATAAAAGGGATGGTGCCTCCATTACACATTTTTTGAAGCAAAACGCAACCTGAATCACTAGCTCGAAGTTGAAGAAACATTCTAAAGACAGAGATCAGCAGCTTTTTGGCTTGCGAGGGGAGACAACAACTCCAAATACTTTTAATAGCCTTTGTGATTCTTCTGGGGCAATTCATACTGACAAATAAGAGATGGGTAACATTATATCTTCCTATTTTACCTCTCTGTTTGCACCATCTATTGTTGATGATTATGATATTATGAATATGCTCCCTGGTGTGGTGACCGACGACGCTAATATGTTGTTAATTGCTCTGTTTGACTTATGTGAATTCAAAACCAATGTGTTTCAAATGCATGCTGGTAAAGCCCATAGCGCTGATAGACTAAATATGGGGTTCTTTCAACACTACTAGGGTCTGATTGGTGTGGATGTTTTTAATGCTTGTAGTGGTTGGTTGAGTCGTGGTGAATTTCCTGCTAATTTGAATGGTACAATCATTGTCCTAATTTCAAAGTGTGATAATCTTGATAAAATGATTGATATCAGACTTATCTCTCTATGTAATGTGTTTTACAAAATTATCACTAAAGTTTTAGCCAATCAGTTGAAGATTCTACGTCCTGATTTAATCTTTGAGTCCAGTCTGCTTTTATTCCTGGATGGTCTCTTGTTGACAATGTTCAGATTGCTGTTGAGCCTGTACATTATATGGAAAGGAAGAATAGAGGGAGACATGGTGAGGTGGCTCTAAAATTGGATATTAGTAAATCATATGACTGAGTTGATTGGGGTTTCTTAAAGGCTATTCTCAATCGAATggggtttcatagtaaatggaTCGACTAGTTAATGCTATGTGTTACCATTACTTTTTATACTGTTTATAGTAATGATATGATGGTTGGACGTATCAATCTTGAGAGGGGGATTAGACAAGGAGATCCTCTCTCACCTTATTTGTTTATTCTGTGTTCAGAGGTTCTTTCTCATATGATTCTCAAAGTGGAGATGGATGGTTCTATTTATGGGAGCAAGGTTAGAAATAAGGCCCCAAGTGTCACTCATCTTCTGTTTGCCGATGATAGCTTCATGTTCTTCAGGTCCAACCTAGAGGAGTAAAATAATATTGCTGATATTCTCAAAGCCTATAAGATGGAATCAGGGTAAGCAATAAATCATCTTAACTTAGGTATTTTCTTTAGCACGAATGTTCTACCTTAAGTTCGTGATTCTATTTGCTTTAAATGTTCATCCGGCTTTGAATACAGAGCGGTAATTAGGCCTTCCTTCCTTTATTGGAAGGtctaaaaatcatattttttgttttctgAAAGATAAAATGAGGGCCCATTTTGGCAGTTGGAGTTTCAGatttgatgacttgtggagaatttccgattagcttccgtccctgtgggggcgtcgttgggttcgacggggggaagctccgatgccaaagtcagtataaagtaAAAGAGCAAACTGAATTAACAAAGCagggtttctaggattgtgtgaatgtgtaccttgatagcttgagatgcaagctatatatagtcatgaagttgtaacctttagtaactagaaagtctccattaatgcttcattaatggcggttactagtTTTCTTTAAGTATgcccgttagcttattaatagctcattaatggtctttattgcgggatTGGCTCAGCTGTTCCGCTGGCGGATTGAGAGGTTATGGCGGATCGCCACATAGACATGACTGCGGATCTCTTGTGGCGAAGTCTTGGTGATCCACCTGTCAGATCTCCTTGCCTGATACGCCATCACATCTCGGTATTAGGTGATCAATACGTGGCCGTTCTAGGCGAATATCTCatttgatcctttggataatatcccaatgttatcaaaATTCTTGTCTAATGTAGGGAAAGATATGTTGCTAAAGTCGGTGGCTCAGGCTCTCCCAACCTTTTGCATGAGCATGTTCCTTATTCCCAAATCTATATGTGATGATCTTGAACGAATGATGAACTCATTTTGGTGGGGTACAAAATAAATAGGGAAGCGCAATATTCACTGGTTTAGTTACTCTAAAGTTTGCaacacaaaaaacacataaGATCCTCATAATTAtaatctttctctttttaggaaGCAGGGGTGGAAGTTCATCAGTAACCCTGACAGTTTGGTTAAGAGAatcttcaaagctaaatattttcctattaatgttttttttttcttttagatTGGGCAATAATCATAGTTATGTCTAGGGGAGTGTGTGGGGTGCTAAAGATGTTCTTTCCAAAGGGATTCATTGGAGAGTGGGGGGTGAAAATTCTATATCTGGATGAAGGGATCCTTGGCTAAGTTAGGATGATAATTTACTGTTACTTCACCTTGTGTAACAGGTTTGGAGGACATATGAGTAACTGACCTTTtaattccttttcctcattcAAGAAGCTGCTCAGATTGTTAGTATGATTCTTCCTATGCGTTATTGTGAGGACCGAATGATTTGGTATTATACTAAAAATATGGAAGCTACTCCTCTAAATCAGGTTATAAGATCTTAGACTCGATAAGGAATCCTCATAATAGTGTTGAGATATGGGATGGGTTTTGGAGTCTTCTACTTCCACCAAAGAATATAATTTTTCTCCAGAAGCTTTGCTCCAAAATTCTGCCATTGCATCACCGATTGCATAGGAAACATATTTGTGTTCCGATTGGTTATCTCTTCCGCCCTACGCACAACGAGTACGATTACCACATGTCTTTTGGTTATTTATTTGCAACTGAATGTTGGTCTGGTACTGGTATCCATACCTTTATTTGTGATTTTGGGGAAGTAGGGGATTTGTTTCTTCACCAATGCTTTTTACAAATCACAACTTGGTGTGTCAGATCCGATCCAAAATAGAATCAGATATGAAAGTGAGACATTACCACAGACGTCTACGAGTCGGAAGTAACATCTCACgattaaaatttaagaaattgCAATTTTGTTTGAAACTTAAGAAACATTTTAAAACTTACTTTTACATTTAGAATAGGTCAAAAAATTACTTACAATTTTCAGTTACGAatccttttcttttgctttttacTAAAACAAGTTGAAACATAGAAAATTACGCCCAATTCTAACATGTTAACTTTTATTTTTCCCTAACTCACAAATTAACACCATAATTGaatatttcaaaacaaaattttgCATAACATCACTTCATTAACCTTTCAAAATTGGCAACTCAAGTGCCCAAATATTTACAAGCATAAAGATATGCATATAGGTACATGTACATAATGGTATGCAATACCCTGAAAGACGACTTGGACAACTGTGGACGTGTCCAATCCTCGCCTAGTGTTGAATACCTCCCTCAGTACCCCGCACTTCTTCGCATAagaacattaaaacatttggaAATATGAGACAAAAAATCACAGCAGGCAACTATTAACTATAGAAACtagtttttacgtaaaatagcTATACGTAAacatttgtaaaaatatttaaccAAATCAAACCTTAAACTTTATAACTTCACATCAAACTTAACCAAAACATAATGATCTTtatataaacactttactaaaaACCAAAGTTCAAATCAAATTCAATATTGTACCCATCATCGAGTATCCCCTCATATATCATATATAACATGTAAACATATTCGAAACGTCTCTTTAACATTGCCTAATCCtgtatggtcttacccaacactttgCTGCCATACTCAATAGGTTTTACCCAACACTTTgctgccatacccgataggtctttagactgtgtacacatgacatgttcctcactgaacatggtcttcaaataccGAAACCACCTGTTCGGACTACTCTCGATGAATATTAAAcatttttctattaaaaaactggatcaaaattcaccaaaAATCCAACCAAAattcaatttatataaaattttccaTCAAAATAACAATTTAACCAAAATTTACTAAAATTCGTCAAGAATCAAAACCCAACATCAATTTAACCAAAATAACAATTATAGCAAAATTTCACCATACTTTCCTTAAGAAATCTAATTCAACTTCAATTTAACccaaaataacaattaaaaccAAAAATTCATTATGAATGTATCGAGAATCCAAAGCAAAGTATGAACATCAAAATAATCCAAAACAAAATTACCTATAATATACTTATTTCCTTCAAACTTTGAACACAAACTCAAAATCAACAACTAATCATAGAAAAGTCTCAATAATCATTTGTAAGAAGCCTTAAAAAGTAAATTTCTGGAATTTTAgagttcaatatatatatatatatatacatgtaagCCATAAAAGATAGTTGAcagttacttaccttagcctaAAATTGAGAAAAACACCATAAAACCCCAAATCTTCCTAGACCGTATTTTCTCTACACAACTCCAAAGTTAGGCCTATGTGTCTAGAATATACAGTAAACATTTgaagtgatttggacggttaGATCTCCGGAAACACCAAAACCGGTAGAGCTGCCCTGTTTTGGTGGTGTAAGGAGGATGGagaaaggaggaggaagaaggtaGTTGGGTGGTTCTTCTTGATACACAAATGATCTAAAATGAATTCAATTAAGAAATGATGCCTTATATAGGCCATGATATGAATTGCaaattatttcttttggtcctccaaaatctaatttcttttaaaatttaccttaaacttataattattcctaaaaatatgcaattatCCTCTAAACTACACCTGTAACACCCAATTAATCCAACAATCTTAAAACGGTTATAATATAACCTAAGGTTCAgggtataataattaaaaattaagaacACAGACGTGACATAATGACTCTTTATGTGGTTGACTTATGGAGTATTTGGTTGAGGCGTAATAAGCTCATTTGGAATGGCATCTGTAATTCATTAAGTATGTTCTTGAATTGGGCGAGATCATGGGTTCTTGATTGGCAGAAGGCTCATAAAAAAAGTCAGCCAACAGCTCAGTCAAGTTAGACTAATCTTCCTGTGGCTTGGGTGCAACCTGCTAAGGGATATATCAAATGTAATGTTGATACAACAGTATTCCGTGATATGGTTAAATGTGGTTTGGGCACGGTTCTTCATTATAGTGATGGAATTTTTCAGATTTTGCTGAGTTATACTTATAACAGCTCCCCCGATGCTTCTATGGTGGAGGTTGTTGCACTTAGACAAAGTATCGGCTGAGTTATCTCCCTCTAGTTGCATAATGTGATCTTTGAGTCAGATGCACTATTCGTTGTTAACTGTGTTGCTTCTACAAAACAAGATTTCACTGAGTTTGGATGCATAATTCAAGATTGTCGATCTTTTCTCCTTGATAGACCTGATTGTCAATGTCCTATATCCCAAAATTAGTGAACATGGTTGCTCACTATGTTGCTCTTACCTCCATTTCCAATGTTGATcgttttattgccttttcaatttCTAGCTGGTTAAGTTCTACTTTATGTAATGACTATTCTATTTGAATAAAGCTTCCccttttcataaaaaaagaTATCTTAATCGGTTtctattaaataaacaattgaGTCGAACGAGAACTTTAGTTGTAATGATCCTGAATTttatcaattattattattaaattttttttatccatttttattttattttatctaataTTGAGCCAGCCTCCTTAAAACTACCCACTCTTCCCGCAACAAAccttaaaagataaaaaagaaaaaaactctGCTTTCCTCCTTTTTGGTTGAAGAGTCGCCGCTTTCCCTTGGTACTCCGTCTAAATTGTTTTCAGGTTGATTTCTTTGTGTATCTGTCCAATACATTTTATACAGACCTGTTAGAATTTATTGCTTTTCAGATAGCTATGTTTTCAATTAATGACTCCTCCTGATATGTTACTTTtcaacttcaaaaatgaagtTGCTTTTCTTAATTTAATAATGATTTTCAATGCTCTGTGATGCTTGTATCAACAGAGTTTTTGTTTTGTGTGTTTTCAATCTCcataaaaaaaggaaataaaagaaaaataatttttatgctTTTTAACTTCATTGATTTTGGTGATTTCAACTTTTTGAACCATGAAAAgctttattatataaatatatatataaaaatcgTCAAGTGGTGCTGTGAttgattatttatatatattctatCAAATAGTGCCACGATTTCTTTTATGGAATTAAATATCTTACTATTTTATACTATTATTCAATTAGCTTTCTCATGAAATTATTCCATCAAAGTGTTTTATCTACATTTTTAGGTAATCAAACTCTAAAATCGTTTTTAGCTTGTTGCTTATCCCTATAAATTTTCAATGTGTTTTCTAATTCCTCATTTGATTAATCAGCTCCAAATATAGCATCATGAACCCCTATTTGAAACCTATAACTTAAACCTTTCTTTTCCTTAGATCCATTAGCctttattaatttagttcaaATGAGTTTAGATTAATCTATTTGGTTCCCGTCGTTCTTAATTTAGGAACTTCAGAATCACCCACCAACGTTTAGTTGACAGGCAGTTGCAATCTTTGACCGAACATTCTTTTTGTATctcaggtgagtggtaattataatACATGACTCTATTGATTTGAAATACCATACTGGAAAACTGTTTATCGAAAATTGACATTTGACTGTATATTATCTTTCACAAAAGCGTATATTTTTTAACCTTAGgtttactaaatatccttagtattagagcgtatattctAGGAACAAGCCtttatatttgatttgttttattatcagttacaatgaaattataaaaaaaatatgatttgatATGATTTGTATTTTCTGATACACGATTTATCGCagttattacttttattttagaaatctgataatttgttcaatcagttatgattttctgatttatatatgtatactatatgttttcaaattgGTACAAGTGCacagtatatctgtatctgttatctggcctctcaccgatcttcataacattaggactTTGTATTTGTCTTCGAGACATGATGTCAGTTGTCAGTtttgtcgtcagttgtgtcaacattagaatcatgcataagatcggtaAAGACAATTATCTGTTATCTATATCCGTTATTGGtatctggccctggtggtgtgcagtatcaccactctgttacactgtaccatgtgttttaaagcttttgccttattttctgattattctaatatttgaaatatttttgAAAGGCTTCACTATTATGTTTGATAATTGATTACTAGTATTTGAATTGATCATCTTATATTGACTCTTtagtttaactgattttgaaatgCTATATTTTGAACTATAATGGTCATGATTTAAGAGTATCAGCTTGTCTGCCTGTTCCTTTTCGTGTGCTATAActactgctcactgaggttttcgctcatatagacgaaaatctcataccacgttgaatctttctttttagattaaggtccctgttcgtgaggtaacccttggattgatgttgaaggagactgcttaataatttagctttatattattttttggagACCTTTGATTATTGAGATTTGACTTGAATAGTTAGGTTCCTTAAGGTTTATGATGTAATTTCAACGAatttgatattctgttagttaattttggaatttccattagttcagaattaaggctagcataggttaaagttaatttaatttatgcgccggtcatggcaTGGGTTGGGTCGTGACATTAGTGTTCAATTGAATTTGTTTAGGCATCtttatctaaaaaaataaataaaggtccATACAAAGGTCTAATAGAATTTTCTAATGATCATCGGGTGCTTGGGCCCCGTCCAACCCCGCCATGATCTGTAAAGCCCTTCCGAACTTTCAGTTCTACTCTCACCATTGTGGATTCCCCAAAGTTTTGGTCTTGATTCCGCCCATATATATACTAACATTCTAACAtttataaaagataaaaataaaaagttcgcTTTCTTTAATTATTTCATATATATGTTTTAGAAACATAATAATTATGTTCAAGTTGTAACTTGATATCTACCAGCAAAAGGAAAATTGATAGATCCAATCCACAAATGACCATCTTTCTCCATAATTTCACTAATAGACTTAAATCTATTTCTATCTTCAAACACTTCCAAtatcttaccattttcatccAACCTAATTCCCATACCACTTCCTCTATACATGCTCACAATTGAATAAACCCTCATTAGATCAAAAGGAACAAGTTTAATCAAAGCATTTCCTATCCATGGATATGAAAGAACACATTCTGCAAATTTATCTCTTTTTGAATTTACACCAACCCAATATCCACCTCTTGGACTTGTCTTTATGTTATCAGGAAATCCTGGCAATTCTGCGAATACTTCTACTTTTGATGTTTCAATCCAATATTTGAGAATTCTACAGTTGCTTGTTTCTGCAACTAATATGAAACTTCCATCTTCACTTAATGCTACACCATTTGGGAACGATAGGTTTCTCAAAAGTATTGTCACTTTTTTGGTTTTTGGATCATATTTCATTAATCTTCCTGATTTATCACCACTTAATATTACATATATGTAATTCCTGCAATCatatataaaagaaagtaataaTAAATCTATAGTCTTTAATAAGTTTAAGAgaatagtataaaaataaatcatgtggtttgaccgatttgtttttgtggtttaaaagtttgcaaaatctATGATTTGTgtagtttacaaactcaaacaTTCAGTAAGAAATTATTTTCTTGACTATTTGGGTTTAACACCAAAATATGGCTTTTGGGAGAATTATTCTCAATCTGGTAATGGTTAAGAAATAAAATTGCCTTGAAGAGATTGTTTTAAACCAGTTGGATAAAAACAGCTCTAGACAGTTCCACTTCTGTAATGGGTGTTGTGGGCTCTATGGTTATTCTTTTAATAATAAGACACATTACAATGGTTCCGTTGTAATGATTCCATTATGACAACTCAGGCTACGTAATGTGACTGTTTTAACTAATCAGTTAAAAGTAGCCAATTTCAAGGAATTATTTCTCAACTATTACTAAGTTAGGAATAATTCTGCTGAAGTGCCCGATTAGGGTTTAATCTTGATTATTTATCCTAAAAGGAGCGATTTGGAGCAATTAAAAACACTGACTTGGTAAATTACTTCATATATAAGGtttgactttacaaattaactaaaccataAATATTGTTTGAACAAAAAATTGACTCACAGATCCTTTAACCGCAAACTTTATAAATCTTAGACTCATGTTTCCAAACTTTATACAAATCGGACAAACCACAttacttatttttgtacttttcccaaattttatttgttaaaaaaaattaataagaagGAAGGATGTGTATTATGCATACCTCCTTTGGTAACGTGAACTACTATCAGTAAAGAAAACGACGTCGTTAGAATGGTCAATGTCGAGGCCATTGGTAAACATAAAAGGCATACCTTCAGCATCTTTTGCGATGGTAGTGGGTGGACCTCCATTGGGGCCCACCAAAAGCAGGCCGAAGTAAGCATCAGCAATGTAGAGATGATTGTTTGATTTGTTGAAGCATAGACCTAATGGACGCCCATAAATGACCTCCCTTTCATATCCATCCTTAATGTCTCTCCCTTCACACCTCTCTCTCCTAcaattcataaaaaaacataattataatAGCATACATTAAGCATTTAAATGTAGTTTTTCTATAATTACATCAAAcacaaataaattattttcaaattattaaaaaatacaaatttccaATGCACATTAAAATAAGTGATATGTTTAATATTCATAGCTAATCTTTTCATTAACTAGGATATTAGTTATTGAATTGGTTCAGACTAAAGAGAAACGAGAACtgcgaaataaaaaaaatcaataagtAATACTCACCGAGTTGTGTTGATGAACTCTACGAGTTATTTTGCAACGACCAAAATTCTGTTGTTAGTAACTAATTTCGTCGCTAGTTATCAAATTTCTAAAGATGATTTCATTAGATATTTTTAAAGACTTGGGGACTTAATAAGCAATGGTTGATGTTATTATTGCCAATAGCTAACTTTGGTGCAAGAGGCGCATTTTCTATCCGTGGACTAGAGTCCTGAGGAGGTGGACGATCCAATTATCAGAATTTGATAGCTCGGGTTGTTCAGTCCCGTTTTGTGCACAACAGTCAATTTGTGGGTACAGACTTATCTACGATTATTTATTACAATTGTAAAGAACGAGGTCATTTTTTTCGAAATTGTTCATCTTAGGATTTTGGAAAAGATCAAAAGTCATGTTAGCAATCAGCTAGTCATATTACTTCTACTTCCAATTCTAATAATCAATCATGGATCATGGATACTAGGGCACCCATTATGTAACCTCAAATATGGAAAATCTTGTTCTTCATTTGAAACATTAGGGTCTTGAGGAATTCACAATGTTTTAAACTCTATATTAATTTGATTGGTTCTTTTGATTGTCAATCGAATAGtaaaaatatcaaattcaaagatattttttttgttctatATGCTtctcaaatttttatttatgttcaTTCTTTAACTGAttctaataatatttatatgatttttttgttgcTTCATTTCTTGTGAAGGATTTGGCAACAAAGAACACACGACATAGTATATATGGACTTTATTATCTATCAATGTCATCAGTTTAGGCCAAAATCTATACTAGTTCAAATAAATTTTGCAGCACTTTCTACATGGCATGCTAGATTAGGTCGTGTTGCAATTTTAATAGTTCCGAAATCACTTAATTCCAATATTATTTTGTCTTCTAATAATAAAATTCAGTCTCTTTGTGAACCATTCTCATTgagtaaaatacataaattacCTTTTGTGAAATCTTTATTTGTTGCTAAGCAACATCTCGAGTTAATTTGTTATGTTGTTTAAGGACTAGCCAAAATACAGTCTCATGATATATATGCTTACCATGCtttgtttttttatcattacacaaaatatttttgaatttattttttgaaacGTAAATACCAAGTCTATAACACGTTTGTGGAATTTCAAACCatggttgaattttttttagcttAATCCTTTCAATAAAATTGGGGATGAATTTCGCGCACTAACCAGATTTTAGATAATGGGATTGTATAGAGGCCATCTTGTCCATATACTCATGAACAAAATGAATGATAGGAAATATGCTTTTAACATGACTGTTTATATTATTAGACTACTAACTTCTATTATTACCTTTGATATTTCGTATTGCATATGGTTTGGATCCTTACTATTATTCTCAATTATGTATCTTTGATGGTTTATCTTATCCATGATTACACCTATATTCTCCTCATAAATTAGCATACGGTTCCAACAAACGTATTTTCTCGGATATAGCAAACTTCATAACGGATATCAAATCTATGATCCAGTTTCTAGAAAAAGTTATGTCTCACGTCATGTTTTTTCTATGAACATCCTTTTTCGTTTGAGATTCTCAATAAACATTGAATTGGTATCCATGAGTTTCAACCTGTATTATTACCGAATCTAATTGTGACTTTCATGTTAACTTTTGGGCAGTCATCTTTAGGGTATAATACTTCACGAAATTGGAAAATTATCTTATCAGTCGACAAGAATCAAAATTCCTATGCAACAATAAAGAATATCGGCTCATCTTTGGGGCGCAGTGATAtacgaaataaaaaataccttaCTAATGGATGTCAATTGCATTATACATACACCATTAGGGTCCCAAGCTCCAAAGCAATATTTCCATACTAGTTAGCCTGCTCAAATTAATGAAACAAATGCATCTACCTTGTGTAGTATTGTATTGGGCATGTTATAAG includes these proteins:
- the LOC136208419 gene encoding protein STRICTOSIDINE SYNTHASE-LIKE 2-like, giving the protein MKKKTKVLLFTAGIIGMAVSVLMGIKYNYNNDYIKSSDSNVIIELGEEERGPESFAFDAAGKGPYATISDGRVIKWEHNQTTWLHFASSSTHTHRRERCEGRDIKDGYEREVIYGRPLGLCFNKSNNHLYIADAYFGLLLVGPNGGPPTTIAKDAEGMPFMFTNGLDIDHSNDVVFFTDSSSRYQRRNYIYVILSGDKSGRLMKYDPKTKKVTILLRNLSFPNGVALSEDGSFILVAETSNCRILKYWIETSKVEVFAELPGFPDNIKTSPRGGYWVGVNSKRDKFAECVLSYPWIGNALIKLVPFDLMRVYSIVSMYRGSGMGIRLDENGKILEVFEDRNRFKSISEIMEKDGHLWIGSINFPFAGRYQVTT